In a single window of the Drosophila miranda strain MSH22 chromosome XL, D.miranda_PacBio2.1, whole genome shotgun sequence genome:
- the LOC108165523 gene encoding uncharacterized protein LOC108165523 isoform X1, translated as MSKSLQNIINDRELFRYRIHAEFEQIKLNRQKAERTYVQIKENLKQELLNQETLRWYHFKNKIENQREIARKRYGNIPLDMVCFLKPKDEYERQVEKAKEEAELALEEHRLYMAAADPAPDKYAAISLESPATSQSSVMEREASHDQLFVAGSRADLVKPQASKQYLKNSKK; from the exons ATGTCCAAGTCTTTGCAGAACATAATAAATGATCGGGAATTATTTCGGTATCGCATTCACGCGGAATTTGAGCAGATCAAGCTCAATCGTCAAAAAGCCGAAAGGACGTACGTACAGAT TAAGGAAAACCTCAAGCAAGAGCTCCTCAACCAGGAGACACTTCGGTGGTATCATTTCAAAAATAAGATTGAAAATCAGCGGGAAATTGCACGCAAGCGGTATGGAAACATTCCACTAGACATGGTCTGCTTTCTAAAACCGAAGGACGAGTATGAGCGTCAGGTGGAGAAAGCTAAGGAGGA GGCCGAGTTGGCATTGGAGGAGCACCGTCTCTACATGGCTGCGGCTGACCCAGCTCCAGATAAATATGCAGCGATTTCCCTTGAAAGTCCAGCAACATCTCAAAGCAGCGTGATGGAGAGAGAAGCGAGCCATGATCAGTTATTTGTGGCCGGTTCGCGTGCAGATTTGGTCAAACCTCAAGCCTCAAAACAGTATCTTAAAAACTCCAAGAAGTAA
- the LOC108165532 gene encoding myotrophin, whose translation MPEELNIEDVVWTIKNGAHEEVASLFVNNYFDVNEQMGMRYPMHYAADFGHLKLLQLFIRMGAVVDQKDKYGITPLLAAIWEGHTNCVEYLLQMGAKPTELTPAGESYMEVAEIEEIKELLNHSTKF comes from the exons ATGCCTGAGGAACTCAATATTGAGGATGTCGTGTGGACCATCAAGAACGGCGCCCACGAGGAGGTGGCGTCTCTTTTCGTGAACAACTACTTCGACGTCAACGAGCAGATGGGAATGCGTTACCCCATGCACTACGCCGCCGACTTTGGCCACCTGAAGCTGTTGCAGCTCTTCATTCGCATGGGGGCCGTGGTGGACCAGAAGGACAAGTACGGGATCACACCGCTGCTGGCCGCCATCTGGGAGGGGCACACCAACTGCGTGGAGTATCTGCTCCAGATGGGCGCCAAGCCCACCGAGCTGACGCCCGCCGGCGAGAGCTACATGGAAGTCGCCGAGATCGAAGAGATCAAGGAGTTGTTAAATCACTCTACAAAG TTCTAG
- the LOC108165523 gene encoding uncharacterized protein LOC108165523 isoform X2 has product MSKSLQNIINDRELFRYRIHAEFEQIKLNRQKAERTKENLKQELLNQETLRWYHFKNKIENQREIARKRYGNIPLDMVCFLKPKDEYERQVEKAKEEAELALEEHRLYMAAADPAPDKYAAISLESPATSQSSVMEREASHDQLFVAGSRADLVKPQASKQYLKNSKK; this is encoded by the exons ATGTCCAAGTCTTTGCAGAACATAATAAATGATCGGGAATTATTTCGGTATCGCATTCACGCGGAATTTGAGCAGATCAAGCTCAATCGTCAAAAAGCCGAAAGGAC TAAGGAAAACCTCAAGCAAGAGCTCCTCAACCAGGAGACACTTCGGTGGTATCATTTCAAAAATAAGATTGAAAATCAGCGGGAAATTGCACGCAAGCGGTATGGAAACATTCCACTAGACATGGTCTGCTTTCTAAAACCGAAGGACGAGTATGAGCGTCAGGTGGAGAAAGCTAAGGAGGA GGCCGAGTTGGCATTGGAGGAGCACCGTCTCTACATGGCTGCGGCTGACCCAGCTCCAGATAAATATGCAGCGATTTCCCTTGAAAGTCCAGCAACATCTCAAAGCAGCGTGATGGAGAGAGAAGCGAGCCATGATCAGTTATTTGTGGCCGGTTCGCGTGCAGATTTGGTCAAACCTCAAGCCTCAAAACAGTATCTTAAAAACTCCAAGAAGTAA